The following DNA comes from Microbacterium wangchenii.
GTCCGCCCACGCCGATGTCCTCGGCCATCGTGATCTGCACGTGGTCGACGTAGTTGCGGTTCCAGATCGGCTCGTACAGCTCGTTGGCGAAGCGCAGCGCCAGGATGTTCTGGACCGTCTCCTTGCCGAGGTAGTGGTCGATGCGGAAGATCGAGTCGGCCGGGAAGGCCGTCTCCAGCGCCGCGTTGAGCTCACGGGCCGATTCCAGGTCGTGCCCGAACGGCTTCTCGATGACCACGCGCCGCCAGCCGGAGTCGCCGTCGGCGGTGCTGCCGACGAGGCCCGATTCCTTCAGCTGCTGCGCCACGAGAGGGAACGCCTTGGGCGGGATGGAGAGGTAGTACGCGTGGTTGCCCATGGTGCCGCGTTCGACGTCGAGGCTCTCGACGGTCTCGCGCAGGCGGCGGAACGCATCGGGATCGTCGAACTCGCCCGGCACGAAGCGGATGCCCTCCAGGAGCTCCTTCCACGTCTCGTCGCGGAACTCGGTGCGCGCGTACTGCTTCACGGCGTCGTGGACGACCTCCGCGAAGTCCTGGTCCTCCCAGTCGCGGCGGGCGAACCCGACCAGCGCGAAGCCCGGGGGCAGGAGCCCGCGGTTGGCGAGGTCGTAGACGGCGGGCATGAGCTTCTTGCGCGACAGGTCGCCGGTGACCCCGAAGATCACGAGAGCGCTGGGGCCCGCGATGCGGCTGAGCCGGCGGTCCTCCGGGTCGCGCAGCGGGTTGTGTCCCTGCGAGATCTCGACGGTCATGCGCGTACCCTCACTGTGCGGCCTCGAAGAGGGAGAGCACGTCGACCTGCGGATCCGTGAGGGTCAGGGTCACGACCGGACGTCCGTGGCCCTCGGCCAGGACGGTCGCATCGCCGGCGGCCTGCGCCTGGATCAACTCCCCGAAGGTGAAGGGGCGACCGGGGATCTCCAGCTCGACGTCGGACTGCTCCGTGATCTGCAGGAACACCCCCACGGCGGGTCCGCCCTTGTGGTATTGGCCGGTGGAGTGCAGGAACCGTGGTCCCCATCCGAACGTCGTGGGCCGCCCGGAGTCGGCGGCGACGAGCTCGCGCAGGCCGTGCAGCTGCGGCACGGCCAGGCGGTTCACGTACGCCTGCACGGCGACGTATCCGTCGGCGGGGATGCGCGCCCACAGCGCGTCCAGCACGCCCGCGAGCGTGCCGGAGGCGGCCAGGGCGGGGTCGCTCACCCGCACCTCGACGCCGTCGTCGGTGACGAAGGCGGGAGCCGTGGGTTCGGGGCGGGCCTCCAGCAGTCCGCGCGCGGCGGCCTTGGCAGACTCGACGTCGGGCTGGTCGAACGGGTTGATCCCCAGCATCCGGCCCGCGATCGCGGTGGCGTACTCCCACACCACGAACTGCGCACCCAGGGAGCCGCTCACCAGGATCTCGCCGAAGTGGCGCTCGAAGAGGTGGAAGGCGTCGGCGTCGTCCACGAGCCGCAGGATCTGCAGGTCGGCGGGCGGGTTCTCCACCTCGGGGGAGACCGGCAGCAGGACCACGGGGAGGATGCCCGTGCCGTTCTTCCCGGTGGACTCGGCGATGAGCTGCTCGATCCAGTCGGGCAGGCCCACGATGTGGGTGCCGTCGCTGACCAGGCCCAGCTTGTCCTTGCGCGGATCGCCGCCGGCGATCGCGGCGGCCAGGGTGAGCGCCGGATTATCGCGGCCGTCGATGGCCACTTCCAGGAGGGTCGCCTCGGCCTCGTCCAGCAGATCGCCGATGTCGACGCCGGCCAGCCCCGCCGGCACGAGGCCGAAGGCGGTCAGCGCCGAGTAGCGCCCACCCACGTCGGGGTCGGCGTTGAACACGCGGTACCCGTCGGCGCGCGCGGACTGATCCAGCGGCGAGCCGGGGTCGGTCACCACGACGATGCGCTCGAGCGGGTCGATGCCCAGGTCGCGGAACGCCGCCTCGAAGGCGCGCTTGGCCGAGTCGGTCTCCACGGTCGAGCCCGACTTTGACGACACCACCAGCACGGTCTGCTGGAGCCCCCCGGCCTCGGCGTCGCCGTCGATCGCGGCGAGCACCTGTCCGGGGGAGGTGGAGTCCAGGATCACCAGCGGCACGCCGGCGGTCTGGGCGATCACCTCGGGGGCGAGCGAGGAGCCGCCCATCCCCGCCAGCACCACGCGCGTCACGCCTCGGGCGACGAGCTCGGCGCGCAGGGCCTCGATCTCGGGGACGAGGGGTCGCGAGACAGATACCGACTGCACCCAGCCCAGGCGCCGGGATGCCTCGTCCTCGGCGGCGGCGCCCCACAGCGTGGCGTCACCGGCGGTGACGCCCGACGCCACGAGCGAGGCGGCCAGCCCCGGCACGATCGAGTCCACGAGCTCCTTGGGTCGCCCGGAGACGTGGATCTCGAAACTCATCGAGCGGCCTCCGCGGTGCCCGCTTGCAGCGCCGTGGAGACCGTTTCCTGCAGCTCCTGCCACGAGGCGATGAACTTCTGGACGCCCTCATCCTCGAGCACCTGGGTGATGTCGGCGAAGTCGACCCCGGCGTCGGCCAGCTGGGCGAACACCTCGCGCGACTGCTCGTACGTGCCGGTGACGGTGTCGCCGCCGATGACCCCGTGATCGAACGTGGCCTCGAGCGTCTTCTCGGGCATCGTGTTCACCACACCGCGCGCGACGAGCTCGGTCACGTACAGGGTGTCCGGCAGAGCCGGGTCCTTGACGCCGGTGGAGGCCCACAGCGGGCGCTGCACCGTGGCGCCGGCGTCCAGCAGCGCCTTGGCGCGGTCGGAGGCGAACTCCTTCTGGTACAGCTCGTAGGCCAGCCGCGCGTTGGCGAGTCCGGCCTTGCCCTTGAG
Coding sequences within:
- a CDS encoding glucose-6-phosphate isomerase, encoding MSFEIHVSGRPKELVDSIVPGLAASLVASGVTAGDATLWGAAAEDEASRRLGWVQSVSVSRPLVPEIEALRAELVARGVTRVVLAGMGGSSLAPEVIAQTAGVPLVILDSTSPGQVLAAIDGDAEAGGLQQTVLVVSSKSGSTVETDSAKRAFEAAFRDLGIDPLERIVVVTDPGSPLDQSARADGYRVFNADPDVGGRYSALTAFGLVPAGLAGVDIGDLLDEAEATLLEVAIDGRDNPALTLAAAIAGGDPRKDKLGLVSDGTHIVGLPDWIEQLIAESTGKNGTGILPVVLLPVSPEVENPPADLQILRLVDDADAFHLFERHFGEILVSGSLGAQFVVWEYATAIAGRMLGINPFDQPDVESAKAAARGLLEARPEPTAPAFVTDDGVEVRVSDPALAASGTLAGVLDALWARIPADGYVAVQAYVNRLAVPQLHGLRELVAADSGRPTTFGWGPRFLHSTGQYHKGGPAVGVFLQITEQSDVELEIPGRPFTFGELIQAQAAGDATVLAEGHGRPVVTLTLTDPQVDVLSLFEAAQ